A stretch of Lactuca sativa cultivar Salinas chromosome 6, Lsat_Salinas_v11, whole genome shotgun sequence DNA encodes these proteins:
- the LOC111875871 gene encoding uncharacterized protein LOC111875871 isoform X5, with translation MVPSRLKVIHLSHLLKQPFTFSTIFMKSLMMLALCKEDSYRMLLYIFVGCLLPYIEVLDSWIFEGILDDPFEEMFFYANKAIAIDEAEFWEKSYLLRSTQHKKLSAAHVSDLFPLTQKKMSGKVATKTRGQNEYDLVVCPLFLKDIAKEIISAGKSLQLIQHIPITSTLVDRHHEKEGCMTHQLSLSEIFCLSLTALIGHGDHMSEIFWKNDKIVSATSTEKLLVAYSEKIWHKFLVDALNNDMKVEQNLDLVLSSFCPENPTITVCQKVLQAKANTHDWNSLNLSKNYILPPLNDDKLRKAIFGGMGEDFMTAKGTNYACGFPFGDSRSQHGIKVVESLFPFPTILPSFKWKQEELMMSEVLPFQKNSTLVSKVLGWIQTVEPKSTPLPVVILRECLTFYIKKQVDHIGNQILSKLLYDWKLMAELGVLRDVYLLGSGDLLQHFLTVVFNKLDKGESWDDDFELNTVLQDSIRNSADATVLSSPDSLVVSLTKSDGDAQQTTTTTSSSSFIVSSPRKNHRAQVSGINDLDSLNFTYKVSWPLELIANAETLKKYNQVMNFLLRVKRAKFVLDKARRWMWKERGTTTVNRKHRWLVEQKLLHFVDAFHQYVMDRVYHSAWRELCEGMAAAGSLDEVIEVHEAYLLSIQRQCFVVPDKLWVLIASRINSILGLALDFYSVQQTLSSGGAVSAIKARCDKEVDRIHKQFDDCIAFLLRVLSFKLNVGQFPHLVDLVTRINYNNFYMSDTGNLITAPGSDSINFKLAKTL, from the exons ATGGTGCCATCCCGATTGAAGGTGATACACCTCTCTCATCTGCTGAAACAGCCGTTCACATTCTCAACCATCTTTATGAAAAGCTTAATGATGCTTGCCTTGTGCAAG GAAGATTCATACAGGATGCTACTCTATATCTTTGTTGGATGTTTATTGCCATATATTGAGGTTCTTGATTCCTGGATTTTTGAGGGAATACTAGATGATCCCTTTGAGGAG ATGTTCTTTTATGCAAACAAAGCGATTGCTATAGATGAGGCTGAATTCTGGGAGAAGAGTTACCTGTTAAGATCAACACAGCATAAGAAGCTAAGTGCGGCTCATGTGAGTGATTTATTTCCCTTGACACAGAAAAAGATGTCTGGAAAAGTAGCAACAAAAACAAGGGGGCAAAATGAGTATGATCTAGTGGTTTGTCCTTTGTTCTTGAAAGATATTGCAAAAGAAATAATTTCAGCTGGAAAGTCGTTGCAGTTGATCCAGCATATTCCTATCACATCAACACTTGTTGATAGGCATCACGAGAAAGAAGGGTGCATGACTCATCAGCTAAGTTTGTCAGAAATATTTTGTTTGTCATTAACAGCTCTGATTGGTCATGGTGATCACATGTCTGAAATCttttggaaaaatgataaaattgTTTCTGCAACTTCAACGGAGAAATTATTAGTAGCATACTCGGAGAAGATTTGGCATAAGTTTTTGGTTGATGCACTCAACAATGACATGAAAGTAGAACAGAATCTAGATTTGGTTCTTAGCTCCTTTTGTCCTGAAAATCCCACTATAACTGTATGCCAAAAGGTTCTTCAAGCAAAAGCAAATACCCACGATTGGAATTCATTAAACCTATCTAAAAACTACATTCTCCCTCCTTTGAACGATGACAAATTGAGGAAAGCTATATTTGGTGGAATGGGTGAAGACTTTATGACAGCTAAAGGAACAAATTATGCCTGTGGTTTTCCATTTGGTGATTCTCGCTCTCAACATGGCATAAAGGTGGTGGAATCTTTATTTCCATTTCCAACTATCCTTCCGTCCTTTAAG TGGAAACAGGAGGAGCTTATGATGTCGGAGGTTTTACCATTCCAAAAAAACAGCACCCTTGTGTCAAAAGTCCTTGGCTGGATTCAAACTGTTGAACCAAAATCTACTCCACTTCCTGTTGTTATTTTGAGGGAATGCCTTACGTTTTATATCAAGAAGCAG GTAGATCATATTGGCAATCAGATATTGTCAAAGTTGCTATATGACTGGAAATTGATGGCTGAGCTGGGAGTGCTGCGTGATGTATATTTGTTAGGCTCTG GTGATCTTCTGCAGCATTTCTTGACAGTGGTTTTCAATAAGCTGGACAAAGGAGAATCATGGGACGATGATTTTGAGTTGAACACAGTGTTACAG GACTCAATACGGAACTCTGCTGATGCCACAGTACTAAGCTCACCGGATTCCTTAGTTGTATCATTAACAAAAAGTGATGGTGATGCTCAACAGACTACTACTactacatcatcatcatcatttattGTCTCAAGTCCCCGTAAAAATCATCGTGCACAGGTCTCTGGAATCAATGACCTTGACTCCCTTAACTTCACATATAAG GTCTCGTGGCCGCTTGAACTTATAGCTAATGCTGAAACTCTAAAGAAATACAATCAG GTGATGAATTTCTTATTGAGGGTTAAGCGTGCAAAATTTGTCCTGGATAAAGCTCGAAGATGGATGTGGAAG GAACGAGGCACAACAACAGTCAATCGCAAGCATAGATGGTTGGTGGAGCAAAAACTTCTTCATTTCGTTGATGCGTTTCATCAATATGTTATGGACAGG GTATACCATAGCGCATGGCGTGAGTTATGTGAAGGAATGGCAGCTGCCGGATCTCTTGATGAAGTGATTGAGGTTCACGAGGCATACTTACTGTCAATTCAACGCCAGTGCTTTGTAGTTCCTGACAAGCTG TGGGTGTTGATTGCGAGCCGGATCAACAGTATACTTGGACTAGCACTAGACTTCTACTCGGTGCAGCAGACTTTGAGTAGCGGTGGAGCTGTTTCTGCAATCAAGGCCAGATGTGACAAGGAAGTCGACCGCATTCACAAACAATTTGATGACTGCATCGCCTTCCTTCTCAGG GTTCTATCTT